The genomic segment GTGATTCGGCGCAACGGACTGGAATCTACCGTGGTGACCGTGTTCAGCCCTCACACCACAGCGGGCCTGACCATCAACGAGGGAGCCGATCCCAACGTCTGCCGAGACATCCTTGCCCACTTGAAGGTCATGGTCCCGGAGCGTGCCATGTTCCACCATGCCGAAGGCAACAGCGACGCCCATCTCAAGACGGCCCTCGTGGGTTCATCGGTGCAGGTCATCGTCCACGAAAAAATCCTCTGTCTCGGAACCTGGCAGAAGATCTTCTTG from the Deltaproteobacteria bacterium genome contains:
- a CDS encoding YjbQ family protein, producing METLQLMTSRREELLDITPLVREVIRRNGLESTVVTVFSPHTTAGLTINEGADPNVCRDILAHLKVMVPERAMFHHAEGNSDAHLKTALVGSSVQVIVHEKILCLGTWQKIFLAEFDGPRPRQCWVQWIRQERP